A region from the Phaenicophaeus curvirostris isolate KB17595 chromosome 28, BPBGC_Pcur_1.0, whole genome shotgun sequence genome encodes:
- the ZAP70 gene encoding tyrosine-protein kinase ZAP-70 isoform X1, whose translation MPDAASHLPFYYGSIARSEAEEYLKLAGMSDGLFLLRQCLRSLGGYVLSMVCNLQFYHYSIERQLNGTYAIAGGKAHCGPEELCEFYSKDADGLCCNLRKPCNRPSGVEPQPGVFDSMRDNMVREYVRQTWKLEGDALEQAIISQAPQVEKLIATTAHERMPWYHGNIARGEAERRLYSGAQPDGKFLLRERKENGAYALSLVYGKTVYHYRIDQDKSGKYSIPEGTKFDTLWQLVEYLKLKPDGLIFYLRETCPNPNMPVSAAPVPPTHPSVSRNLEPLNADGYTPDPVGVGKSRLLPMDTSVYESPYSDPEELKDKKLFLKRDHLMIDEVELGAGNFGCVKKGVYKMRKKQIDVAIKVLKSNNEKTVKDEMMKEAQIMHQLDNPYIVRMIGVCEAESLMLVMEMASGGPLNKFLSSKKDEIPVSNIVELMHQVSMGMKYLEEKNFVHRDLAARNVLLVNQHYAKISDFGLSKALGADDSYYKARTAGKWPLKWYAPECVLYHKFSSKSDVWSYGITMWEAFSYGQKPYKKMKGPEVISFIEQGKRMECPTDCPAEMYTLMQQCWTYRWEERPGFISVENIIRSYYYSIASKTENGPETEDKSKATLP comes from the exons ATGCCCGATGCTGCTTCTCACCTGCCTTTTTACTACGGCAGCATTGCCAGGTCAGAAGCGGAGGAGTACCTCAAGCTGGCAGGGATGTCGGATGGGCTGTTCCTGCTGCGGCAATGCCTGCGCAGCCTCGGGGGTTATGTCCTCTCCATGGTCTGCAACCTGCAGTTTTACCATTACTCCATCGAGCGCCAGTTGAACGGCACCTACGCCATTGCCGGGGGTAAAGCGCATTGTGGGCCAGAGGAGCTCTGCGAGTTTTACTCCAAGGATGCTGACGGACTCTGCTGCAATCTCCGCAAGCCCTGCAACCGCCCCAGTGGTGTGGAACCCCAGCCCGGGGTCTTTGACAGCATGAGGGACAATATGGTGCGCGAATATGTCCGGCAGACGTGGAAACTAGAG GGGGATGCGCTTGAACAGGCCATCATAAGCCAAGCTCCACAGGTGGAGAAGCTCATTGCCACCACAGCCCATGAGAGGATGCCCTGGTACCATGGCAACATCGCCCGGGGTGAAGCTGAACGGAGGCTCTACTCTGGGGCACAACCTGATGGCAAATTCCT GttgagagaaaggaaggaaaatggtgCCTATGCCCTCTCCCTTGTCTATGGCAAGACAGTGTATCACTATCGGATAGACCAGGACAAGTCCGGCAAGTACTCCATCCCCGAGGGGACCAAGTTCGACACGCTGTGGCAG CTGGTGGAGTACCTAAAACTCAAACCAGACGGGCTGATTTTCTACCTGAGGGAAACCTGCCCCAACCCCAACATGCCAG TGTCTGCAGCACCAGTGCCACCAACCCACCCCTCCGTGAGT agaaACCTTGAGCCTCTCAATGCAGACGGATACACGCCAGATCCTGTAG GTGTAGGAAAGTCACGCCTGCTACCCATGGACACCAGTGTCTATGAAAGCCCATACAGTGACCCCGAAGAGCTGAAGGATAAGAAGCTTTTCCTGAAGAGGGACCACCTGATGATCGATGAAGTAGAACTCGGGGCAGGAAACTTTGGCTGTGTCAAGAAAGGAGTCTACAAAATGAGAAA GAAGCAGATTGACGTGGCCATAAAGGTGCTGAAGAGCAACAATGAGAAAACAGTGAAGGATGAAATGATGAAGGAAGCCCAGATCATGCATCAGCTGGACAACCCCTACATCGTTCGCATGATTGGCGTCTGCGAGGCAGAGTCTCTGATGCTCGTGATGGAGATGGCTTCTGGAGGGCCACTCAACAAGTTCTTGTCTTCCAAGAA AGACGAGATTCCAGTGAGCAATATTGTGGAGCTGATGCATCAAGTATCCATGGGGATGAAGtacttggaggaaaaaaactttgtCCACAGAGACCTGGCAGCCAGAAATGTCCTGCTGGTCAACCAGCATTATGCCAAGATCAGTGACTTTGGACTCTCCAAGGCTCTTGGAGCTGATGACAGCTACTACAAG gcCAGGACAGCAGGGAAGTGGCCCTTGAAATGGTACGCCCCAGAGTGCGTCCTCTATCACAAGTTCTCCAGCAAGAGTGATGTATGGAGCTATGGCATCACCATGTGGGAGGCCTTCAGCTACGGGCAGAAGCCGTACAAG AAAATGAAAGGCCCCGAGGTCATCAGCTTCATAGAGCAAGGGAAGCGCATGGAGTGCCCCACGGACTGCCCGGCAGAGATGTACACCCTCATGCAGCAGTGCTGGACCTACAG ATGGGAAGAGCGCCCAGGATTTATTAGTGTGGAAAACATAATCCGCTCCTACTACTACAGTATTGCTTCCAAGACAGAAAATGGGCCAGAGACAGAGGACAAATCAAAAGCAACTCTTCCTTGA
- the ZAP70 gene encoding tyrosine-protein kinase ZAP-70 isoform X2, translating to MPDAASHLPFYYGSIARSEAEEYLKLAGMSDGLFLLRQCLRSLGGYVLSMVCNLQFYHYSIERQLNGTYAIAGGKAHCGPEELCEFYSKDADGLCCNLRKPCNRPSGVEPQPGVFDSMRDNMVREYVRQTWKLEGDALEQAIISQAPQVEKLIATTAHERMPWYHGNIARGEAERRLYSGAQPDGKFLLRERKENGAYALSLVYGKTVYHYRIDQDKSGKYSIPEGTKFDTLWQLVEYLKLKPDGLIFYLRETCPNPNMPVSAAPVPPTHPSRNLEPLNADGYTPDPVGVGKSRLLPMDTSVYESPYSDPEELKDKKLFLKRDHLMIDEVELGAGNFGCVKKGVYKMRKKQIDVAIKVLKSNNEKTVKDEMMKEAQIMHQLDNPYIVRMIGVCEAESLMLVMEMASGGPLNKFLSSKKDEIPVSNIVELMHQVSMGMKYLEEKNFVHRDLAARNVLLVNQHYAKISDFGLSKALGADDSYYKARTAGKWPLKWYAPECVLYHKFSSKSDVWSYGITMWEAFSYGQKPYKKMKGPEVISFIEQGKRMECPTDCPAEMYTLMQQCWTYRWEERPGFISVENIIRSYYYSIASKTENGPETEDKSKATLP from the exons ATGCCCGATGCTGCTTCTCACCTGCCTTTTTACTACGGCAGCATTGCCAGGTCAGAAGCGGAGGAGTACCTCAAGCTGGCAGGGATGTCGGATGGGCTGTTCCTGCTGCGGCAATGCCTGCGCAGCCTCGGGGGTTATGTCCTCTCCATGGTCTGCAACCTGCAGTTTTACCATTACTCCATCGAGCGCCAGTTGAACGGCACCTACGCCATTGCCGGGGGTAAAGCGCATTGTGGGCCAGAGGAGCTCTGCGAGTTTTACTCCAAGGATGCTGACGGACTCTGCTGCAATCTCCGCAAGCCCTGCAACCGCCCCAGTGGTGTGGAACCCCAGCCCGGGGTCTTTGACAGCATGAGGGACAATATGGTGCGCGAATATGTCCGGCAGACGTGGAAACTAGAG GGGGATGCGCTTGAACAGGCCATCATAAGCCAAGCTCCACAGGTGGAGAAGCTCATTGCCACCACAGCCCATGAGAGGATGCCCTGGTACCATGGCAACATCGCCCGGGGTGAAGCTGAACGGAGGCTCTACTCTGGGGCACAACCTGATGGCAAATTCCT GttgagagaaaggaaggaaaatggtgCCTATGCCCTCTCCCTTGTCTATGGCAAGACAGTGTATCACTATCGGATAGACCAGGACAAGTCCGGCAAGTACTCCATCCCCGAGGGGACCAAGTTCGACACGCTGTGGCAG CTGGTGGAGTACCTAAAACTCAAACCAGACGGGCTGATTTTCTACCTGAGGGAAACCTGCCCCAACCCCAACATGCCAG TGTCTGCAGCACCAGTGCCACCAACCCACCCCTCC agaaACCTTGAGCCTCTCAATGCAGACGGATACACGCCAGATCCTGTAG GTGTAGGAAAGTCACGCCTGCTACCCATGGACACCAGTGTCTATGAAAGCCCATACAGTGACCCCGAAGAGCTGAAGGATAAGAAGCTTTTCCTGAAGAGGGACCACCTGATGATCGATGAAGTAGAACTCGGGGCAGGAAACTTTGGCTGTGTCAAGAAAGGAGTCTACAAAATGAGAAA GAAGCAGATTGACGTGGCCATAAAGGTGCTGAAGAGCAACAATGAGAAAACAGTGAAGGATGAAATGATGAAGGAAGCCCAGATCATGCATCAGCTGGACAACCCCTACATCGTTCGCATGATTGGCGTCTGCGAGGCAGAGTCTCTGATGCTCGTGATGGAGATGGCTTCTGGAGGGCCACTCAACAAGTTCTTGTCTTCCAAGAA AGACGAGATTCCAGTGAGCAATATTGTGGAGCTGATGCATCAAGTATCCATGGGGATGAAGtacttggaggaaaaaaactttgtCCACAGAGACCTGGCAGCCAGAAATGTCCTGCTGGTCAACCAGCATTATGCCAAGATCAGTGACTTTGGACTCTCCAAGGCTCTTGGAGCTGATGACAGCTACTACAAG gcCAGGACAGCAGGGAAGTGGCCCTTGAAATGGTACGCCCCAGAGTGCGTCCTCTATCACAAGTTCTCCAGCAAGAGTGATGTATGGAGCTATGGCATCACCATGTGGGAGGCCTTCAGCTACGGGCAGAAGCCGTACAAG AAAATGAAAGGCCCCGAGGTCATCAGCTTCATAGAGCAAGGGAAGCGCATGGAGTGCCCCACGGACTGCCCGGCAGAGATGTACACCCTCATGCAGCAGTGCTGGACCTACAG ATGGGAAGAGCGCCCAGGATTTATTAGTGTGGAAAACATAATCCGCTCCTACTACTACAGTATTGCTTCCAAGACAGAAAATGGGCCAGAGACAGAGGACAAATCAAAAGCAACTCTTCCTTGA